A section of the Fibrobacter sp. UWR4 genome encodes:
- a CDS encoding DUF1846 domain-containing protein: MFKVGFDNDAYLRTQSEKIAERIAKFGGKLYLEFGGKLFDDHHASRVLPGFAPDSKIRMLEKLKDKAEVIIAVNANDIEKNKVRGDLGITYDQDVLRLIDAFRGYGLYVSSVVLTRWQDQPSALAYQKKLEGLGLKVYRHYPIAGYPNNIPLVVSDDGYGKNQFVETSRELVVVTAPGPGSGKMAVCLSQIYHENTRGVKAGYAKFETFPIWNIPLKHPVNLAYEAATADLNDVNMIDPFHLEAYGKTTINYNRDVEVFPVLNALFTRILGESPYKSPTDMGVNMAGNCIIDDEAVSEAAKQEIIRRYYNTLCDVRKGNADQDQVYKQQLVMEQAHVSVADRPVVAAALKRSEETNGPAIAIELQDGAIIAAKTSSLLGASSAMVLDALKHLAGIPDEVRLLSPMVIEPIQSLKTKQLGHTNPRLHVDEALVALSVCALTDYNAKIALEKLPELRHCDVHSSVILSQVDVGVFRRLGVNLTSEPNYQTSKLYHT, encoded by the coding sequence ATGTTCAAAGTAGGATTTGATAACGACGCGTACCTGAGAACGCAGTCCGAGAAGATTGCCGAACGTATTGCAAAGTTCGGTGGAAAGCTTTACCTTGAATTTGGCGGCAAACTGTTTGATGACCACCATGCAAGCCGCGTGTTGCCTGGCTTCGCTCCGGATTCCAAGATCCGTATGCTTGAAAAGCTGAAGGACAAGGCCGAAGTCATTATCGCCGTTAATGCCAACGATATCGAAAAGAACAAGGTCCGTGGTGACTTGGGCATTACCTACGACCAGGACGTTCTTCGTTTGATTGACGCCTTCCGCGGTTATGGCCTTTATGTGAGCAGCGTGGTGCTGACTCGTTGGCAGGACCAGCCCAGTGCTCTCGCTTACCAGAAGAAGCTGGAAGGCTTGGGCCTCAAGGTTTATCGCCACTATCCTATTGCCGGTTACCCCAACAACATTCCTCTGGTAGTGAGCGACGACGGCTACGGCAAGAACCAGTTTGTTGAAACCTCCCGTGAACTTGTGGTGGTGACTGCTCCTGGTCCGGGAAGTGGAAAGATGGCTGTGTGTCTTTCCCAGATTTATCACGAAAATACTCGCGGCGTCAAGGCTGGCTATGCCAAGTTTGAAACGTTCCCCATCTGGAATATTCCTCTGAAGCATCCGGTGAACCTGGCTTACGAAGCTGCTACCGCCGACTTGAACGACGTGAACATGATCGACCCGTTCCATCTGGAAGCCTACGGCAAGACCACCATCAACTATAACCGAGACGTTGAAGTGTTCCCGGTCTTGAATGCTCTGTTTACCCGCATTCTTGGCGAGTCCCCGTACAAGAGCCCCACCGATATGGGCGTGAATATGGCGGGTAACTGCATCATTGATGATGAAGCCGTCAGCGAAGCTGCAAAGCAGGAAATCATCCGCCGCTACTACAACACCCTTTGCGATGTCCGTAAGGGTAACGCTGATCAGGATCAGGTTTACAAGCAGCAGCTGGTGATGGAACAGGCTCATGTGAGTGTTGCGGATCGTCCGGTAGTTGCAGCCGCACTCAAGCGTTCCGAAGAAACCAATGGCCCTGCAATTGCTATTGAACTTCAGGATGGCGCCATCATTGCCGCCAAGACTTCTTCCTTGCTGGGAGCCTCCTCCGCCATGGTTCTGGATGCTCTCAAGCATTTGGCAGGCATTCCTGATGAAGTCCGTCTGCTTTCTCCCATGGTGATTGAACCCATTCAGAGTCTCAAGACCAAGCAGCTGGGCCACACCAACCCCCGTCTCCATGTGGACGAAGCTTTGGTTGCTCTTTCTGTCTGCGCCCTCACCGATTACAACGCAAAGATCGCTCTGGAAAAGCTTCCTGAATTGCGTCACTGCGATGTACATTCCAGCGTGATCCTGTCCCAGGTGGATGTGGGCGTGTTCCGCCGCCTGGGTGTGAACTTGACCTCTGAACCTAACTATCAGACCAGCAAGTTGTATCATACTTAA